A window of Loxodonta africana isolate mLoxAfr1 chromosome 3, mLoxAfr1.hap2, whole genome shotgun sequence genomic DNA:
tttttttttaaccttttggaAATGAACAATAGGGAAGCTGAACTAGGAGCTGGATTTCATCTCAGATCCAGTAATAAGCTGGGTTCCTGGGACACCAGGCTGCCTGGGCACCGTGTTACCAGACCAGGGGGTTCAGGAACATGAGGGTAGTATAATATTCATTCCTTCGCTCATTCTGCAAATATTTATCTGGCACCTACAACAATGTCAGACACTATTCTGCTTGAACAAAACCAACAAAAGTCCTGCCCTTGCGTAGTGTACATTCTCTGGGTGGAgacagaaaatatacaaataagtacAATACACTAGGTATCCAGTGGTGATAAAAGAAAGCAGGGAAGGAAGGTAAGGCAAAGTCTAGGTGCAGGGAATACAATTTTAAATAGGTTGGTCAGAGAAGGACTTGCTTGGAAGATGATATTTGGATAAAgacttggagccctggttaagacctaggctgctaaccaaaaggccggctgtTTGAATGGAGCACATCCCGTGGAGATCTGGAAGGAGAGAGTTTCAGGCAGCAGGCGCAGTCCTGCCAGTGCAGAGCGTTAGGAACAGCAAGGTAGAGAGCCACAGAGAACAGCCTGTTAGGAGAAGGTACTAGAAGGGGAGCTACACAGAGAAGCTCTTCCTCTGGGCTCAGGGCCTGAAGAAGTACCAGAAAGATGAGGGAGGCCAAGTTAGGGATGAAACTGTGACTTCAAATgggacaaaatgaaaaaaaaaaaagaaagatattttgAGGTATCAATGGAAATCAGTTCCAAAGGAAGGAAGCTGAACCTATAGTGAGGGACTAAGGGGAGACACCAAGATTCCTAACAGAGATTCTTGGCAAGGGGCAGCTGGCTGCAGCCAGAAGGAGGCCAGCCCCACAGCGCCGAGGCTTCTCTCAAATCCAGTAGGTATTTGATCTGGTGGAAAGTTATTTCAGGGAATGGAGGATAGGCCAGCTTCGGCCATCTTCGGGTGGTGGTGAAGGGTTGTGGCATTGCCAGGCATCATCTCTCTTCTCTGTCCCAGCCCAATGTCCACGCACTTCCGTTATCCCCACACTTTCACTTCTTGAGGACTTACTATGGTTTTGAAATACTCACGGCAGCCCCAGGGGGAATTACCTCTAGTTTACCTAGGAGGAGGAATCCCCCCTCTTTCGTCCTGCCAGTCCCTCTACAGCTCTACTTCTTGCTGAGCCTGGACCAGCACAGGTTCAGCCAGGCTCACAGCCTGGTAGATGTGAGCTCAAATCTCTGCTCCTCCACCTACTCCCTGTGTCCTTGGGCAGTTACCTGCCCTTTCTGGGACCCAGTGTCTTCATCTGGagacaaaatggggaaaataatcaaGTCATGGCCACCTCTTGGGCTACTGTGGGGATCTAATGGGAGAATGCAGTGGTTGTCTTGGCACCTTGATATGCTGTGTCTCAGAAAGTGCTGAGGTGTGTGGCCAATAATTTGCAGCTATTAAAAGTTAATTTAGGGAAGGTCGCAAATGGTTTACTTTTTAGTACAAATATCAGTGGATTCAATGTGTTCTCTGCAATGACATCATTCTCACTCACTTGCCTTCCACGTAGCCTTCCTAAATGGAAGATAAAGGGTCCTAGTGACAGCTAATCCTATGGGAATTTGCACACAAGCTGCTGCCTGTCTTATCTGTGCCACAGCCCATGGGAGTGCAGCAAACCAGCAAATACCATCTCTCCTGCAGTGTTGCGGATAAGGCTGAGAGCCACTGAGCTGATGCTAACATAAAGCACTGGCATGGggccagcacatagtaggtgcttctCGGCAGAGGGGAGTCATGTTAGGAAGGTGGGCATGTGGGGGTGAAGAGAATGAAAACTCTGGTTATAAACCACTGCATAATCCATCACCCTCAGGCCTGATTAGTAGCTTTCCCCTCCTAAGGAGACAGAAATGCCCTAAAGTAGAAAGGGAGAGGGATAATGGGGGCCAGGTCCCTGGGACTGTCTGATGGCAATAGTACCTGGTGTGGGAGGCTGGCCCAGGGTCCCTCAAGTTCTTGGGAAGGCACAGGGTCCGACTGCAAAGCAGTGGGTTAAAGGTGACaccaaagactggaggttcaagcccacctcaGTAGATAGGTCTggaacctacttccaaaaaaccagccattgaaaaccctatggagcacagttctactctgacatgcatggagtcaccgtgagttggaactgactcaatggcaactggtttttggtagGGATTAGAAACTATGAGTGGAACATTTATGCTTGGGCCAAGGGGCTGGAGACAACTAACCCCAAAAGTGATTATCTTGTTCTGAGGCCACCCATTTAGAGGTAATGCTCAGCTGCTGGGCTCTCCCTGGTAGGCAGCCTCACAGGTGCCTGGAATCAGTCAACAAGGCTTCCTCTTTCCAGCCACCCCCACCAGCCCGCTCTTATTCATTCCCTGGCTGGCTTTCCAGCTCTTCCTCACAACAACCTCACCCTGGCCTTCAAGCTGGACTGGCCAGCTCCAACAGAGGTCACCTTGCCCCAGGCCTGCCTGAAGGGCCTCCCACCTGAAGAGGGCTGTACCTGCCAGGACTCAGGGCTGTGCCAACAGCTAGCCCAAGCCTCCCACAGCCGCTGAGAAGGTGCTCTGGCTGGCGGAAGGAGCCCAGCCAGGAGCTCTAGACAGGACTGCCCCACTTGAAATCCCCTGGGTAGTTGAGGCCCTCACCTCCTGGGGAAGCTGCTAACTTAACTCTGCATTATGGCCTCCAGCCCAAAGGTAGTTGTGAGGTCTTATCTCTTCTTGACCCCAACCTACCCTCCCCTACACCATGAGAAAGGATGGGGAGGAAACCTAAGAGGGGGTTAGCATTGCAACATTTCATCTCAAAGCCCGCATCCCCTGTACCATTCATTGGCCTTTTCCCAGCATTCCTCTCTTCCCCACAGTGAGTACAGTGGTGCCAGACACAGCCAGAGTCCATCGAAAAAAGACTGGGATTCTTTATTTAAATCAGCAAACGCACATTCCTCAAGGCCCAGACCATGGTGGGCAGCTCTCTCTCCCCTGTCCCCTCACTGCCACCCCTTAGCCACAGCAAGAGGAATGGAGGAATGGAAAATGAGAAGCCAAGAGGGCCTCTGCTAGGGAAGGCTGCCCCAGATGTGTGGTGAACGCAGTCCAGCTGTGGTTGGAGTGGTAGCTGCCACAGGCCCCTCCCTATAAATTAAATCCCTGCAGCCTCAGCTTGTGGAAGGAAGGCCAGGAGGCAGCAGCCCTGACCTCCAGCCAAGGAATGGATTGAGGGCACAAGGCCCGGGGGAGGAGAGATcagagggaaagagaagaggaatTGGGGGGAACCCCCAAATTTTGGTCCCAGGGGAAAAGAAGTGGCCAGTTGGTCCAGTTTTGGTGGTTCTGGGGAAAGGAATTGGAATGTATTAGTAAGTATGGAGAGAGGCCACCGTTGGGCACCTCCAGAGGAGACAGGCCAGGCCAGTCCCCAACCCTGGCAGAGGTGATCTGGGGGCTCTCAGGGAATGTCACTgctaaaaaacaaatatatatatgtatatatatatatattaaccaTCCATGGGAGTGcggggcaggggcagggcaggATCAGAGGATCTGGCGTGGCATCCCATAGCCAGTCATGCCTGCCTGAGATGCCCCGCGGTTGGTGCCCATCTGCAACCCTATCACATTCTTGCCCTCTTGCAGCTGGTTATCTGAGAAGTTCCGAGGGTTCTCCTTGGATTTCCTGGGTGGGAAGAGAAAGCTGGTTAGAAGGAGGTCAGAAGTTGCCCAGTAAAGTTCTCCCCTGGACAGAGCACAGGGTTTGCTGTGGGCTCCGGCTCTGCCCTTGAGAGCCTTAAGTTCTCTGAAGCCACCTTCTCATCTCATCCCAAAGGGGAAAACCACTTGCCATCCCAGGAACTTGTGAGGATTAGGTGAGATGAGGaatgtgaaagtgctttgtaaaggGTCAGTGCTATGGAAACATCAGTTGTTCCCGAGGGACAGGAGTCGGCAGGGACACTGAGCCTGACCCGGTCTTGTAGCTGCCCCAGCAATAAATACTTACTTAGGAAACCAGTTGGGATCCCCAGAAAAGAGCCCATCATTTCGGGCTACTGCCAGCCCACCCAGATTCATCAGTGTCCGCTGTACACAGGCCATGTTCTTCCCTGGGAAGGAGAAGCAGATGTGTTGGCTTCAGCAGGCTGGGGGTCCTGGATACTAGGGTTCCACCTCCATCACTCAGTCAGCAGGTCTACCCTCCTAATTACTCTTTCTCTCATACCCTTCTCCACCCCAACCCCCAACACGGCCAACTCCCCCATAAAACAAACATCTACACCCCTCTTTGTCCCTCGTCCAGATGGCCCAGCCCAGTCTCTGGACTCCCAGAGGGCAGCCCCCATGCCCTGTCCCTGTCCCACCTTCCCAGAGGTCCACAGTCTGGAAGATGTCAGTGGTGTTGATGCCATAGCGCTCGGCTGCTTGCAGGAACTGAGAGATCTGTTCCATCTGCTTGAAGGCCATGGCGGAGGCCTGGATCTTCTTTACTGGGGCCTGGCCCTCGGGGTACAGTCCATTAATGAGCTCACAAAGCACCTGGGTGAAGGACAGCAGGTGTACAGAGGTGAAGACATGCTTGCATGGGTCAGCATGCACTGCCTTCAGCGCCAGTGGCCGTGAACCAGAGAGGTTCCTCTTCTACCTGAAAACAGCTCAGACTCCATCACCCGCAGGGAGTCTCAAGGGTCCTTCTCAGTGGAGTCACTAGAGGGGTACGGGGGTGCAGactgcaccaggtgacactgtcagagagggtgacaccacaatgactgtctataaagttTTTGTGTAGTGTTTCAGcagaagtttattattttttataaaaatatccctgtagttagttacaacaacaaaaacatctttcataagcccagcttacatgtatcaatgtacctacaaggctaaaactctatgctaatttactttttgaaccttctttttttttttaatgggctcaggtcagagctgtcattattagcCAATTACAATGACGCTTCAAATCACGTGGTTTGGTCTGCATGAGCTACAAGCATGCGCTGTTGTTTTCGTCACTGCCTGTGTTTTAAGAGTCCTGATTTTGTCAAGTTTTCTGGGggtttagctacaatattgtggtaattagtgttAGTGAACCtattatcaataacttttttgagaatgaagtagtaattaaaggaaaaaaaggagtgatatacgggaattacgatttacgAGTAACAGTACcgaaaacattactaaggattctgtatggtctgtaTGGAGGTGCATGGGGAGAGGGGTGACATCATGAGTTATCACACTGGGTGACATCAAAGCTAGTGATGCTGCTGGTTCTTCTTGCCCACCCCCTTGCTTTTGAGCCCAGAATGAAATGCCAGTGTTTAGTCTTCCCTTCCTATTCCAATATCCCTCTGACTGGAGCACACCCTGCTATAGTCCTTTCCTTAGAGATATTCTTCTTTGGTGTCACCTAGGGCCTTCCCACTGCAGGAAGAAACACATTGCTCCTCACCCTTACCTctgcaggcaggaaggaaagcaTGGTCTTTGCACAATAAAGATGTCCAGGCTTAGGGAGAAGTTGGGAATGGTGTGCCCTCAGCTTCCTCTTCTTCAGGCTGAACAATCTCCAGACCCCCACacccagccctgctctctggcatTTCCAAACCACAGTGGGCCCAGCTCTCACCGTCCCATCCTTGAGCCAGTTCTGGAAGTTCTCCCGGCCAGGCTGAGGCCGGCCCACATCCTTGCGGCACTGGGAGGTGATCCACTGGATCAGGATTTGCTCCAGGTCTGTGTCATACTGTTTCTCAATCTTCTGCTGCACCTCCCGGCTCAGGCCGTAGGCAGGTCCCCTGTTGGCCATTCTGAAGGGTAGTAGTGGCTGTGGGGAGCTGAGGGGAGAACACACCCAGTCCTGGGGTCAGCACCCTGCAGCCAGTGGGGTGGAGGATTCTGCCTGCAGGGACGTACACTGTATCCCCCAGGGTGAGCCCCAGGGGTGAGGACCAGAATTGCTGGCACACCAAGGAAATCTCTCCTTAACCCCTAGATATGGACTAGAATAGCGCTGTTCAGAACTCTGGGAGGTGGCcatctacaggttcctcatgagattTGAACAAATGGTTCCACTCCTAGAATGAAGTATAAAACCCACTGGAGTAAGATAAGAGGAATGTAAGACCAAGATTGGAGGCTCAACCCCTCATTCGGGCTCGTTAGCTTTAGCAAACTGGACGTTCTAAGCCCAACCTGCTCTTTAAAGCCCCAAGAAGGAGAAGGATtcggggagagaaggaagaatatGAAGCAGCTTGGGAAACCTATGCCAGAAGCTGGAGGGCTGAAAAGATCAACCCAAAATcaaccacaggattttcattgagcacctactatttaTGCTAGGGATTGTGAAAGAGACAGACATCCTCGTCCTAAAGTTGTCCAGAGTGCCATTAGGAAGACAAGCTGAGTACGTATGGAAGGGTAAAAGATTGTACACAGACCACATGCTGTAGGAATTCAGGGAAGAGTATAGACGGCAGCCTGGGGGGCTTCCTGGATCCTTAATGGATTTCAGCAGACAAAAGGAACTTCACATGAGAAACCAGGCAATAAGAATGGATCCTACTTTGCCTCCTAGAAGTTGTGGTGTGCAGAATAATAGCCCCCAAAGATGACTACCTTCTAATTCCCAGATCCAGTGACTACACTTAAAGTAGTGACTAAATTAAGGACCTAGAGTTGGGGAGATTATCCAGTGTAATCGCAAGGGTCCTTAAAGGCAGAAGAGGAGAGTCAGAATCAGAGATGATGTGAGGACAGAAGTAGAGGCTGGAGTGACTCAGGACCATGAGCCAAGCAATGCAGGCaccttctagaagctggaaaaggcaaggaaacggaTTCTCCCCTAGCATGTCACCAAGAGGAATGCAGTGCGGCCAAACATcttgattttagctcagtgagaTCCCTGTcggacttctgacctccacaaCTGTAGGGTTATATActaatgttgttttaagccaccaaggttATAgtaatttgtggtatttttaggGAAACCTGGAAGAGGGGGGAAGGATGGGGAAGTACACAGGAAGGTTTCTTAGTTTGAGGACTTTGGTTAGCAAGAACTGGGTGGTTTCCTGACTGCTGGCCTGAATTGGCAGTACCTCTTTGCAGGCAGCctgtccccaccaccaccacactgCCTGAGTCCCACACTCAGGGACCCACCGAGCAGGCCCCAGGGGTGCTACTGATGCCTAGGGGGAACTGAAACCAGAGAAGGGACAGGTCCCCCAGTTCCTGCCCCCATTTCCTCCCTGAACAGGCTCTTCTTTCTGCGTTCAAGGCACCTGTGTTCAAGGAGAGGAAAAGGAGTCACTCCTCCCTACCTCTGGCTCTAGGCCAAGCAGGTTAGACTTAAGGGATGAAGTCACTCTGCCCTCCCCCACCCACACACCTCAGGTCAATCTGGCCACTCGTACAGTGGGCCACCCCTACAATGGGCCTCGGGGTTCAGGCCACAGGGGCTGCAGCTGTCTAACACAGTTCTCAGGTGTGACAGACCAGGGATTCAGCCTGAAAGGTTGCGTGTCTCAGGCCAATCCCCTCCCCCATACTCCAACATGGCTGCTCATTCCTACTCCTCTTATCCAGCTGCACATTTCCAGCACAGAGCCTCCTCATAAATCGGTTATTTTTAAACCTCATTAAGAGCCACCCCCTACCCAACTTCCCTCAGGCTGAAAGCGGGGCTAGATGAATGTGACCTATGCCACAAACCACACACCCAATCAACTGGGGGAAGGCAGGCGGTTGAGTGGCTGAGGcctgaggaaaaatgaagacaagCTTCCCTCCACCCTGCAGCCCAGCGCCAACTGCTCAGCactcccaaaacccattgccagtcaagtcaattctgattcttaatacccctacaggacagagtagaactgccccatagggttttccaaggctgtggttaagagctcagctgctaaccaaaaggtcaggtgctaaccaaaaggtcggcagttggaatccaccagctgctccttggaaacccaatggggcagttctactctgtcctatagggttgctataagtcagaatccactcaacaactAGGCGGGGGGGGAGATttaaatctttatgtaagcagactgctacatctttctcatgcagctggtaggtttgaactacggACCTTtcatcagctgagtgcttaaccactgtgccactagggctcctcctcAGAGACCACCCAGTCTAAAGAAGCCTATAACCTCTGATCCAGAGAAGGATAGCTGGAAGACATGGCAGGAAGAGAAGGGGGCTAGAGGCTGCTGCCACCAGTAAGCCCCCTAGTCCCTGCCCAAGTTTCTAGACCACTCTTCTTGGAGCAGGTTCACTGTGGTCACCCCAACCTTAGGGCTGTGTTTCCATGGGGCTAAGTGGCCTGAGGCCCAGAGCTTGCTATGACACAGGGAAAGAAAGGGCAGAAGAATGATTAACCCAGACATCAGGGTTAGAAGGTGAGAGCCGGGACCAAAGCCAGACCCTGCCAATATCgtaccccctccccgcccccgccctccCCCCCCAAGGGCAGACCGGCCTCTCAGACCCACCCATGCTGAGGGTCCCTCCCACACTCCGGGGCCTGAACATAGCTGGCAGGGCCAAGGCCTCCAGCTGCAGGGTCTCTGCTCCACTCTGGGGACATTGCCCTAGTGCCATAAAGTGCCACAGCCAAAGGGCAGAGCTTGGGGCGGGCCTAGCAGGCCCAGCCTGGCCAGCAGCTGtttctccaccccacccccacgaGCAGGCGGGAGCTGATGGGCTGCAGCTGCTGGAGCTGGAGAGGCCCACCCCGTTGACAGACACCCGGGGACCAGAACCTGTCCTCCACGAAGGAAGGGAAGTGGCCTACCAGAGTGGGGAGAAGAGAAATACCCAGCTGGAAGGCAGATGCGGGAGATGCCTGGAGCTGGGGATCCCCAGCTGGAAGGCAGATGCGGGAGATGCCTGGAGCTGGGGATCCCAAGGGCAGACAACAGCTGGATGACTTGGGGGTAGGTTGGCAGCGAGCAAGCTAAACTCTGGAGCTCGCTACAGCTGTGGGTACAACTCTCGCCCCCACCTACAGGATTACAATGGTCGGGAAAAGGGGAGGGGACACAAGGCACTTTCAACCCTCAGCCCCACCCAGACCCTGGGCTGGAAGCTTACCTCACCCCACCCAGGGCCAATGCCAAAGGAAAGGCGGACACGgagggggtggggttggggggctTGAGGGTTCCTGGCTGGCGTGCTTAACTGGGAAGACAAAGGGACTAACCATTCACTGTGGAGACAGGACACATGGCAAGGTCCCAACCCAGATTTGGGGGCTGGGACTACTTCGAAAGGGCACTTAAGGACACCTGCCCATAAAGTGAAGTGCTACAGGGAAACAGgcagaagcaaggatgggtgGGAACCTGTGATTAGGGGGGCCCCCTTAGGGAACCCCCCTCACCATAAGGAGTCTTGAGCAAAAGAGAAAACCGAACTTACACAAACAGGAAGCCGCAAGGTTTGCGCGGGGAGGAGGGGGTGAGGCGGGGCCTGTTGCTATGGCTTCTGTGTACCCAACACAGGAACGGGGTGGGGGGGGTAGGGTGGGGGCACCGGGCAGAAACACCCACTTCACATGGATGGAGTGCTGAGAAGGCACTGAGCACAGGCGGCAGGGGTGGGGTCCTGGGGAAAATGTTCACCTCCCAGAGCTCTCAGGTAGAGCCACGTGCAAAGTAGTCCTCAAGGAAGCAGCTGTGGAGGGCATTTGGAGGAGATGGCAAGTTTTGGGGTAGGGAAGCCGACTCAAGGAAGTAGttaaggagaggaagaaaagcccTGGAAACCTAAGGTGTGTCCTGAGCTAGGGAGCACCATACCTGAAAATTCTGGAGGGAGGAGGGATGGCGTGAAGGAAGGATTAGAGGCCAATCCCCTGGAGGCAGAGGCAGAAATGAAGGAGGTGGGGCGAGGGAGGGAGGTAGCCATGGGACAAGGACTGTTGGTTCTGGAATGGTAGGTTCCTGCGCCCTGCCCCGCCTTGGCCACCTCTACAGTTTTAGGTCTCCATGTGGACTCGCAGGGCAATGGTTTGGCTTAGTTTTAGTAGTGCAATTAGGAAGGAGAAATGGGGAGCTGTCCCTTTGTCTAGTGCTCTAGAGTCAGAGAGAAATAGGGGGAGCCGGGTCCAAGCAACGGGTCTCCTCCTACACCGGATCTCCACACCTAGTCCCTCCCCACTCCCGCCTCGCTTCTTTCTGCCCCACGGATAACAAGTTTCCCCAGAACTTCCTCGGTACCAGCTCTAGGAGGCCTGCATAGCGCGGTAAAGAGGCTGTTCGCTTCCGGTTCGGCACGGCGGGACCCCACagccgccccccaccccaccgcCACACCCTGACGGTTACTGAGGGATGAGTCACCCACCGCCCGCCCGACGCTGGGGTGACGCAGTGGTCTGGGCAGCCCGCCCGCCGCCCGCGGCCACCATCGGCTTTCCCAGCAGCAGGGGGCAAAGGGCGGGGGCATGGGGGGGGGGCTCCGGCAGGGGCAGGAGGGCCTAAAAGAAGGCAGCTACCCCTCACCTACACAGGCAGAGAACTCCCGGGCGCAGTCGGACCTGCAGGCCCCCAGATGTCTGAGGTCCGGATACTCTCCCAGCAGGCGAGGGATCTGAGCCTTGACTCCCGGCCCCCGCCGGGGAAGGCTAGACCACTGTGGGACCCATGCACGAGGACTCCTCGCCCCAGTCCGTGACTCTAGTCCCCCCAAAAGCTAGCTGGCAGGAGCAGGAATGGAGAGTGCGGGCTCGGGGACGCAGGCAGACGGCAGGCAGCGCCCACACGTGCTCCTGGAACCTGCAAGGGGAGGGTCGCGCGGGAAGCCCCGGGCGCACAGAGTGCGGCCAGGACCGGCGTCAGGGCCCGGGGCTCGCCGCCGCTAGGGGCTAGACCGCTCATCTGCgactccctcctttcctccaccCGGCGAGCAATCAGTGGGTGGGACTCAGTCCCCGAGTTCATGCACCCGCAAACCTCGCCTGACCTCATCGCCCAACAATGCCCGGATCTAAGTATGGGGACAGGAGGTGACAGCGCGGGGCGGGGCAGCGCAGTTATCGGACCCCCACCTGACCCCAGCCCTTCATCCCCAAGCTCGCGGGAGCAAGTCTCAAGCGCGGGCTTCTTGCTTTCTGCAGCCCGCGCACATCCCCCCTCTGTCCCTGCTCACCGTACAAGCGGGCTGGAGGGCGGCGCGCTCGGGGCAGGGGCTGCAGCGGCGAGTGGAGAGCGGCGGCCGGGCCAGAGGTTTTCAGGAGGCTCCCGCCTCAGACTGGGTGGGGCAGGGGCGGGGCAAGGCCCACAAGGGTTTAAAGGCGCCGCAGCGCAGGGGCGCGCCGGGAGCGTTTTAACAGAGGGGAGCAAGGGCCGGAACACTGGTTAGAGaccctggggcggggggggggggtctgggGTCTCCAAGGGCAGCTAGTCTCCCGCCCATGAAAACCTCTACTTCCACCCCGAAGCCCATTGACTTGTACTCCAGTGGGAAACTTCCTGCCTAGGTTAGCTCAAAACTGGGGGCGTGTTTACGTGGGAAGAAGCCTCTTGGTTTACAAAGACTGGCAAGGTAAACGGAGGCACAGAAGACTCCCCTCCCTTCCTCGCGTCTTGCAACTAACTAGGGTGTGGCAAAGGGACTGGGGCTCGCAGGCCGGGACAGCACCCCCCCGTGGTCCTGCTCGCCACCTTCTTCAAGCCTGGGCAGGAACTAACAGTGAGGTCACTCCCTGCCCGGGGCCCAAAGGGCGTGATCAGTGTTGGGACCCAGGTTCACGGCGatttctctccctctttcatCTCCTCTGACCTGACCTGACATCTGTTCTTAAATCCTGGAGGGATATGAAGGAGAGGCCTCAGTGGAGGAGGAAGGCGGCAGGGACCCTGTGGCTTCTGAAGCTGTATCTGACGGTCGAAGGCAGCATAGTTTAGGGGTGGAAGGAGCGTCCACCCTCCCCCATTTAGGCTTCAGTTGAGAAGAATCCCCCTACGGTGAGGTTCCTGCTTACACTCGTGGAGTTCCTCATGTTTGGTAGAGTCGCTGTTTCGACTGGGTTTCAAGAACGTCAAAAACCagtcccctcccaccttcccaTTCAATCTCCTCCCCCAGTCCTAGAACCAGTTGCCCTCAGGTGGACTCCTTGTTTTGCAGAGAACTATGCACCATAAGGTttttcaggctgtgacctttcagaagcagattacaaggactgtcctctgaggtgcctgcgagtaggtttgaaccaccaatctttcagttggtagtcaagctcttaacctctccCACCAAATGATTCCCTGATAGGCCGAGTTTTCACTCCTCTATGCTTTTACTCAGAGActgttcctctgcctggaatactttCTCTTCCTTGACTGGCTTCCGTTCTGCtctaccacttaccagctgtgtgacttcagaCAAATTACTAAGGCACTCTATCTATACAATAGGACTGATAGTAGTACCTGCCTCAAAGAGTTGTGGAGAATCAAAATCATGCAGCTAAAGAGCTTACAgcaagcagtgcctggcacatagtgagtgctcaaattttagctattattattaccaccttttttttttttttttctgtgaggatGCCTCTGAAAAAGCCCTCCCAAATATCCCTCAAAAGCAGCATTTGTTCCACCCAGCACATGCCGTAAGCACTCACTGTtgac
This region includes:
- the TAGLN2 gene encoding transgelin-2; translated protein: MANRGPAYGLSREVQQKIEKQYDTDLEQILIQWITSQCRKDVGRPQPGRENFQNWLKDGTVLCELINGLYPEGQAPVKKIQASAMAFKQMEQISQFLQAAERYGINTTDIFQTVDLWEGKNMACVQRTLMNLGGLAVARNDGLFSGDPNWFPKKSKENPRNFSDNQLQEGKNVIGLQMGTNRGASQAGMTGYGMPRQIL